Sequence from the Panicum virgatum strain AP13 chromosome 5N, P.virgatum_v5, whole genome shotgun sequence genome:
CCTGCTCAACCTCCCCCCAGGTTTGTGCGGCTGCTACAAGCGCATCTTCAGCTTCGGCGACTCCATCATCGACACCGGCAACTTCATCCACATGTCCGGCAACGGCTCGTCCCGGTACAAGGAGCTCCCCTACGGCATGACCTTCTTCAAGAACGCCATCGGCCGCATCTGCGACGGGCATGTCCTCGTTGATTTCTACGGTGAGCACTGCGGCTGCATGGATACTAATCTCATTTCTTCTCCGGCATAAACCATGCCAGCAGATTGGGCGTTCCATTTCTGTTCACCACCGTCAACGAAATTTCAGCGCAAGCGTTCCAGCTGCCGATGATACCACCGAACCTGCCGGAGCAGGACTCGGGGCTCTTCCCGAATGGCGCCAACTTCGCCGTGGCCGGTGCCACGGCGATGCCCCCGGCCTACTACTACATGTGACgcaaccgccaaattaaaactctaaattaaatgTAATGGTCGTTATTTGAACACATCGAACGTATTAACTTAATATTTTAATTtagcgatcctttctcaacccacggcccgatcgaaacattaTCGGAAGTCTcacgcgaaggcgggcgcagatggtacaagcacgacaaaatacttgaaaatatacaAGGATGACAACCGATAACGAGAATTTTACAAATTTAGTTCAAAACACAGGCTCACGTAATTTACATAATTTACAATTTTTACATAGTGTAGccaagctcaaatggaaaaaaaaCATACAACTACATTACTTCACTAGTTCAGTTCTAACACCACCGGTCACATCAGTACgtctcaccggtcagaccggtgctaccTGGCCTAACCAACCACCGGTTGAAACAAAACTGAGGGTTGCACACCTTGTCCTCAAGCGTGCAACCCGTCAAATCCCTAATCTAAGGGTCTCTCTCCACCACTTCtcacccctctgcatctcggTGGATGAATTTGACgtagcaggggcagaagtcaacgTCCGGGTGTCCTATGACAAAATgtgtgacaacaaaccctgagcaactaatactcagcaagacttacccgaccagtggatataacttagcccatatacctagacatgcacggcttttCGGCTGGTGGTtagttttgcagaaaaacgctACAAGTGAGTCCTTGTCTTCCAAATTTTTGCTCCCATTTATAACAATAAATTTACTAatcatctatgatttgcaactcTACAACACTCAAGGTGAGCAATCATAATTTAATATCACAGCCCTCATTGCATCTTATCTCCTTTCtattccatttttttctttctacgatgtgaccaagagatcaaggttctcataaccgcgagacacgacgaatcgattcgatttaatcttgcaaggtgaacctaaccaacacggcacgcaaaagccccgtcggaccccacgcatcAATCTTtctcctccccgcctcgaattACAGAACCGCatcacctacatatagtcagtcgagcttaacgtgagaccaccaaaagtaaatatatgcatcccgtttctccgcgactactcgactcgccctaaggggtggtgatgaagttctgtactttcgaaggaaggcagtactcggcttaccggtttcgactacctcctactcccggcatgcggttagtacaattcaatccacGATCAGCACAACCAACAACGGAACAGTCCTTAATCacacagatggggctacacATTCCCCCATCCGGCCTCCCATCCCATTCTTTCCATCTTGAATATAGTACTCACATAAGGTAACAtagagacatcctatatctcacgagtgacagaactatcactcgacttctatcgagccctattaagcatagcagtgctaacgacctactcatactagtataaggcctaGGAAAaactagggatcatgcaactagggttttcaaataatttctaaacctaatgcacaagtagtagagacatatatataggtgtcataatttgaaataataagacatgcaccggggcttgccttgagtctgtTGCTCAGCACTagggtgagttgggccttgggccgactcctcgcgagcctcctgctgcggggcttgcccctggggctcctgtggctccgcaaccacttcGTATACCACCTCCTCTGCCACGGCTGCTAcacatatgcatatgatatgagttaATGCAAATACGATTTTATAATTACAATTAACCATCGACCGAGTACAACTACTAAGGATCTACCCCAATTGCTCTTGTCCACCCAAAAATACccaaaaacccggagtatccagaCACCTGCtcagagtatccggactcccaagtccggagtttccgggtttaTACCCAGAGTTTCTCCCGGAGTGTTCcaatgtccggagtatccgggcttatacccggagttttccCCGGAATGttaaaaatccggagtatccgggcttatacccggagtctccgggcccgACGGCATTTTTTGTCTACCAAGAACAGAAATTCTCATGGTGGAAAAACTAGCCCACCAAAATTGAAACCCTCTTGAATCCTAGTTCAAGGATGCATAAGGAGATGATTGACTAGAGGAAACCACTCAAAACCTCCTAGAAAGATAGATTGGGCCGGCACAAATTAGCATACCTTGAATGAGCTGTTCCCGCGTGAAGAACTTGAAAATGAAGACACCCCGGGGAGGAATACGCGGGGAAGATGGTCCTCCAGGTGGATTTGAAGCCTCCTTGGTCTTGGGGTTGATTTGGGAGGGGGATTTTGagttctagggtttggggagagggagggcacttgagggagtgagagggagagagagtaacGGGTGACAGGGAAtgagttgagagagagagagagtgtagggatgaaaacggtcgggatcgGTCGGGAAAATACCCTAACCATTTTTGTTTTCACATTTTTATTCGGAAACGGAAACGAAAACGGGAAAGCTCGGTcgggaaaacgaaatcggtTATGCGGGATATCGGAAACGGTACAATTCGATCGGAATCATGTCGATAACGGTCGGAAATCGATACTCAAAAGCGGGAATAACGAATTATGTAACCCCTTCGAATGTTTGACTTGACACAACGGTTACAACCATACATAATATAAAGGAAAATAGTACCATAGTCCAAAGTAAATAAATTAACACCACAATAGAGTTCACATAGCAAGGGCATTAGTGCTCACAGGTTAGGGCATAAGAATATGATACAACAATTAAAGAAAAGAATATGATATACATCAGACATGGTTCAAATTATTGTCATGCATATCGGCACTAGAGGAATCGATATAACTACGAATGTTACCTTTTATACATATTAAATTATCATAACATATATTTCCTTTGTTATAGTAGTATAATACTTATGCATAGACCCTGAACCATACCACGAGCTCCAGCTATTTGGCCCATAGCTTTTGAGTACTACCTAGTGTGGCTAGCAGGCCGTGGCCACTGGCCCAACTGCATGCAGGAGTGGACAGCAAGGCTGGCAGTGCAGCACACGGCGCTAGCAGCAGAAGCGCACCACGATTAGTCCCGCCTTGGCCAGGGAGCAATACAGGACGCGCTTGTGAGCTAATAAATTAGACTGAGGGCCAGCGACATTACTGATCCTATGAGTAAACGGGAAGAATTCGGGAATTCCCGAGTAAAAAACGGGAACCGAAAATTCGGTCGGGAAAAGGCTTCACCCGATTTCGTTTCCGTATTTACCGGAATTTCCCGGATTTTTCCTGAATTTCGAATTTTTCTGTAAAAACGGTATTTGATCGGTATATGTGGTATACGGTGTCGGTTGGTACGGGATTTTTCTGTTCCTGCTTTCATCCCTAAGAGAGTGAGATGGTTTTTAATGGTTGTGGGGCCTAGAGGATAAAAATTACATGAACTAGGAACTCCATgttcggagtatccgggcttacgGTCGGAATATTCGGGCAGGGTGTTACACTACCGCAGGTGGAACCACAGCGTGCCGATGCCGCACAGCCTGGGCGTGCAGATCGGCTGGTTCAAGGAAATGCTGCAACACCTAGCTCCCGGGGACGACGATGGTAACACATACATACCGCATTCCCCTGTAACAAGTGTGCATTCTTAGTTCTTGCTCGGTCGATCGATGATGCTCATCGCATGATTCATTCACCGTGTCAGGTGCTAAGATCAGGCAGCTTCTGAACGAATCTCTGATCGTGCTGGGCGAGATCGGTGGCAACGACTACAACTTCTGGTTCTGGTTCGGCGATGCAACCAAGCCTCGCGAGCAAGCGAGCCGGTTCATCCCGGACATCGTCGCGTACATAGGCTCCTCCGTCCAGGAGCTCATCGGCCTGGGGGCGACATCGATCCTGATCCCGAGTAACTTCCCCATCGGCTGCGTGTCGTCGTACCTGAGCATGTTCCCCAGCAGCGACCCCACGGACTTCGACGGGGACCGGTGCCTCCGGTGGTTCAACGACTTCTCCACGCGCCACAACAAGGCGCTGCGCGGCGAGGTCGCCAGGCTCAAGGCACGCAACCCCGGCGCCAAGCTCATCTACGCCGACTACTACGGCGCCGCCATGGAGTTCGTCAAGAACCCGGGTAGGTTCGGGATCGGCAACCCCCTGGtcgcgtgctgcggcggcggcggcccgtacCACACAGGCGCGGCGTGCGAAAGGACGGCCAAGGTCTGGGGCAACCCGAGCTACTTCGCCAACTGGGATGGCGTGCACATGACGGAGATGGCGTACGAGGTCATCGCCCAGGGAGTGTTCAACGGGGGCGTCTATTCATCACTCTCTGTGATTGGATTTCATCCAATCGCAGAGAGCCGACAGACGAGCACCCCCGCCCGCCCCCGCCGTCGAGCGCCTCCctcggctccggcggcctccgctgcctccgccgccgccttccaccACCGCCACGCTAACCAATCTCGCTGCCGCACCGTCTAtctagcaccgccgccgccttctctcgCCCCCGCCGACGGCCACCACCCACCAGTTATCcgaccccggccggccggcggcgctcccacgccgccgcgccctctaCCGGCCGAACCGCCACTGGGCCGCCCTCCCCCCCCGGGGCCTTTCCTCTAGGTCCGGCGACCATGGAGCCCGCCCCGCCCCCAGCAACCCGAAACCtaaagctccgccgcctcccgccaccaccccggccgccggcagccgccccgcccacctcccacccctcgccggccaccccctcccccacccctagctcgccggcggccccaaCCATCGCGAGCGCAAGGTTGAAGATGCACAGTGCGCATTCCCACCTGCAGCGACGCAGCGCCTCTTCTGCGATGCGTCGCGTCGCACTcgcgcgcgcgatgaatagcCTCCCCGATGTTCAACGGCCCGTTGGCCGACCCGCCATTGCTAAGTTGCTAGGAGTAAttcttggtgtagatgagggaGAATTGTCCACCTGAATTCGCAGAAATAATGTCGGTAGATTCTGGGAAGCAAGGAGCCTTATTAGGTGTCACTCTGCTCTATGATATTTAGCCAAATCAAAATTTGTATCATTTCAAAAAACAAAGAAGGCTATCTCGAGTGAGGGTAACAACTTTGTTAAATACCCCAGTGAGGCAGTGACCAAAACATAACATCATGTTGCCTTGCCTTTATATTGTCCAAATATGTTGGCAGGGATACGTTGGTAGTTTCAGGGTGTTCTTCAGCTAGACGAGTCTTGaccaaggttaacctaaccggtgggaaccggtccggtttgaccggttaccggtcaaaccggtccggtccggttccggttccggccggtacccaaccggccaaaattcaaattttaaatttgaattcaaaaaatgaaaaaattcccaaaaaattcctaaaaatacttcaaggtgtgatgaatctaatggtgtcaaattttctcaaaaattcattcatttagtatagtttgtgggaatttaaagttaaataaaaaaagaaaaagaaaaaaatgggccggcccatgaaggcccaccgatcaaaccggtcaaaccggccggtaaaccggtaaaaccggccggtaaaccggttgcacgggagcttttgaatttcaaaccggtcaaaccgaccggtaaaccggtcacaccggccggtaaaccggtcggaaccggttgcacgggaaaatttgaatttatttgaatttggatttgaattcaacggtttccaccggttaccggcctaaccggtccggtaaaccggtatcGGAGGGCAGCGGTAACcggtttccggttgggaaataaaaccctggtCTTGACAGGCTGAGTTGGCTCATCAGTCACCCTAGGTTCAACTCCCCTATCCAACAAAGCGATGACAAAACCAAGTACGATCAATGAGCAAGCGGTAATATTCGGAAGAGTCTTGGAAGCTTTTTTTTGAACTTTCTGTGATAGCCTTCTGAAGCAATAATGTTTTTCTGTCTCTCTTTTGAATGAAGCACTCTATCAATTTCCGTTGGGCTCTGATCTTTCTTgagcatgaaatttttattagaGCTCAAGCATTGCTTGTAATGATTAgtccaccataaaaatttcaccataattggacCACGGAACTGTAACTATGAATTAATtacagaatatatatatatatctaaagctatagtaaaatttttataacaaaaatatatcatatCATATGTTCACTATATAGATCTACCCATGTGAAGTTCAATAAaattgaattttttattttatgattttttttgtaatttactataatttttcaaagaaTCATCCAAAATAAACATAGAATTAAAGGAGAAAAACCATTAAGGGAAGGTCACGCGATGGTTTTATTGTCTACGTAGGAAATACGGGCTTGTCTCAAATTATTGGAGGTAAAAgaactttttccaaaaaaaaaagataaaggtTGGTTGGTTGCAAACTCTATCTCAGCCCAAAGGCCAGGTCACCGCCCAGCCCAAAGGCCGAAATATTTCAGTCCCCCGCTGCGACTTGGTGCCTTTTCAATCCCCCGCTGCGACTTCGTGCCCCACTAGAAACCTAGCGATAGCGCGACTTTGTCGCGCCCTCGGGTTGATTTGGATCAGTTTCAGTGGAgtttatttaattttgttgATGTGGTAGAATATATATTAAGGagagagtttcatgggatgtgagatAAATTTTATCATCATGACACTTATCCGGTTTGTTTACCTATTTTTTTTGCTCTAGGTAACTGTAATGAAACCATGCATTGAGATTAGCTGAGCCAGCGTTTGTACTGTCAAAAAACAGCAAGCATCACAATACTATTTTATTCTTTGTACGAGCCTTCTAAATCATATCAACCATTAGGTAACAACGACTTTACATTTGAGATATTTTTAGTAATTATGGAGTAACAATTTTTTATTAGAAACCGGCATCGAAATAAATAAAAGTGGTGTTCGGAAGTGATTCTGGAGTAGCAACTTGCTGCAGCTAGTTTCAGCAGCGACTTATTAGCATCTCTTGAGCAAACAGCTAGCCAAACGGCTATATATGTTGTGGTGCAGCCCCACCCGCAGGTAGCGGAAATATTAAAAGTAAATGGCCAACGATAGCCTTGTGTTGTTAGATTTATCCTACGTATATACTCCTGTTTCAATttacataaatttttttaaGTCAAACTTAGCCAActttaaccaaatttatagagaaaaataataatatttacaatatTAAATTTGTTTTATTAAATCTACTATAAAATATATGTTGATAGTGCATATGTGAGGTAGTATAGTCGTTGTTATAGATTTGGTCAAAATTAGCTAACTTTGACTTAGGATAAACGTAATATGACATGTAAACAAAAACGGAGAGAGTATGTTGTTTCTTAAGTAGATATCCCTATTGTTGTCATAGCTTCTATAATGGATTAATGGTAGTCTACTGGATAAATTTAGAAATTCCATGACACAAACTTGTCTGATCCATGTTATGAAGGAGGCTCTAATGTATAACTACGAGAGATACGAATGACAACCATATCAAGCAATTAGGTTAACATAGTAGCCAGTAGTATCTGAAAAGTGTCTTTCGGAACAGGTTTGATGTTCATCCATTGTTGTTTATGAAAAACAAGGTCATTTCTGGTTAGCCAAATGCACCATAAAACTCATGCAGAGATGGTGTTAATGAGATTAAACATTTTAGTATCCAGCTACCTAGCAGCTAGATCCAAATAGCAGGTAGTGTCAAGATTACATAAGTCTGCCACACAAGTTCACAAAAACTTAGCGACAACACAACCATAGAATAAGTGGCATATTGTTTCTTCTTCTGAACAGAAAAGACATTCTTTCGATTTTTTCAGTTCCTCTCTTCGAGAGGTTATCCTTAGTCATTAGTTTATTATATGaaagaagccaaagaaagattTGCACCTGGGGGAGCATTCACTTTCCAAACAGAGGGTATGAAGTGTATGAAAGCTGGTGGTTGTACCCATGCATACTTAACATTATCTATCCTTTTGAAGGATGTACCATTATCATTTATGAGCATTGTAAAGTAAACTGACGTCGGCCCAGCATTGCAGGAAGAACAGATCTCTGCATATATATGAGAGTGCAGACCAAAATACAAAGCATaaatctttgttttttttctgtcAAATATTATACAGAACATGGGGAAAATGAGATAGGAAATGGGCGCTCTTCACCTTGATGTTAACTCTTTTTTTGACGATGCAGCATCTAGGGGAGAGATGACATCGCTCAGTCATTGCACCGTCCAGAAGACTTTTAGAGCACGACATCAGATTGGATTAA
This genomic interval carries:
- the LOC120674887 gene encoding GDSL esterase/lipase At1g28570-like; amino-acid sequence: MGIFKCLSACLLVSAALLLNLPPGLCGCYKRIFSFGDSIIDTGNFIHMSGNGSSRYKELPYGMTFFKNAIGRICDGHVLVDFYAQAFQLPMIPPNLPEQDSGLFPNGANFAVAGATAMPPAYYYRRWNHSVPMPHSLGVQIGWFKEMLQHLAPGDDDGAKIRQLLNESLIVLGEIGGNDYNFWFWFGDATKPREQASRFIPDIVAYIGSSVQELIGLGATSILIPSNFPIGCVSSYLSMFPSSDPTDFDGDRCLRWFNDFSTRHNKALRGEVARLKARNPGAKLIYADYYGAAMEFVKNPGRFGIGNPLVACCGGGGPYHTGAACERTAKVWGNPSYFANWDGVHMTEMAYEVIAQGVFNGGVYSSLSVIGFHPIAESRQTSTPARPRRRAPPSAPAASAASAAAFHHRHANQSRCRTVYLAPPPPSLAPADGHHPPVIRPRPAGGAPTPPRPLPAEPPLGRPPPPGPFL